The Streptomyces spororaveus genome includes a region encoding these proteins:
- a CDS encoding lysophospholipid acyltransferase family protein gives MADAKVIPFGEDRPRRRIPRRVRAVPAAEPVAEQPPAAEPAPAAVPGDSWDRRVAGGLAFLRRRITGDYEVDDFGYDKELTDQVLMSLMRPLYDKYFRVEVKGIENIPAEGGALIVANHSGTLPLDGLMLQVAVHDHHPAERHLRLLAADLVFQLPVVNELARKAGHTLACAEDAQRLLEAGELVGVMPEGFKGIGKPFGDRYKLQRFGRGGFVSTALRAGTPIVPCSIVGAEEIYPMVGNAKTLARLLGVPYFPITPTFPWLGPLGAVPLPTKWTIQFGEPIPTDGYAAEAAEDPMLMFNLTDQVREQIQHTLYKLLVQRRSVFF, from the coding sequence GTGGCGGACGCCAAGGTCATTCCGTTCGGCGAGGACCGGCCGCGGCGGCGGATCCCCCGCCGTGTGCGGGCGGTGCCCGCCGCCGAGCCGGTGGCGGAGCAGCCCCCCGCTGCCGAGCCCGCTCCGGCGGCGGTGCCCGGCGACAGCTGGGACCGGCGGGTCGCCGGCGGGCTGGCGTTCCTGCGGCGGCGGATCACCGGGGACTACGAGGTCGACGACTTCGGCTACGACAAGGAACTGACGGACCAGGTCCTGATGTCCCTGATGCGGCCGCTGTACGACAAGTACTTCCGGGTCGAGGTCAAGGGCATCGAGAACATCCCGGCGGAGGGCGGCGCGCTGATCGTCGCGAACCACTCGGGGACGCTGCCGCTCGACGGGCTGATGCTCCAGGTCGCCGTGCACGACCACCACCCGGCGGAGCGGCACCTGCGGCTGCTGGCGGCGGACCTGGTGTTCCAGCTGCCGGTGGTCAACGAGCTGGCCCGCAAGGCGGGACACACCCTGGCGTGCGCGGAGGACGCGCAGCGGCTGCTGGAGGCCGGTGAGCTGGTCGGTGTGATGCCGGAGGGCTTCAAGGGGATAGGGAAGCCGTTCGGGGACCGGTACAAGCTGCAGCGGTTCGGCCGGGGCGGGTTCGTGTCGACCGCGCTGCGGGCGGGGACGCCGATCGTGCCGTGCTCGATCGTGGGGGCGGAGGAGATCTACCCCATGGTCGGCAACGCGAAGACGCTGGCGCGGCTGCTGGGGGTCCCGTACTTCCCGATCACGCCGACGTTCCCGTGGCTGGGGCCGCTGGGGGCGGTGCCGTTGCCGACGAAGTGGACCATCCAGTTCGGGGAGCCGATCCCGACGGACGGGTACGCCGCGGAGGCGGCCGAGGACCCGATGCTGATGTTCAACCTGACGGACCAGGTGCGGGAGCAGATCCAGCACACGCTCTACAAGCTGCTGGTGCAGCGGCGGTCCGTGTTCTTCTGA